A single region of the Nocardioides ochotonae genome encodes:
- a CDS encoding dioxygenase family protein: MSATSASGTSPSPSSTGRMPALYLGHGAPPLLDDPVWSGQLAALARELPRPKAILIVSAHWESAPVSLTGNGAPLVYDFGGFDPKYYRMTYATPDSTALAQRIAAMMPDTEPVHQHVSRGLDHGAWVPLKIMYPEADIPVLQMSLPTHDPERLMRLGARLRPLRDEGVLVIGSGFLTHGLPYLTEFRIDAAAPGWSREFDAWAAEALARGDIDELAAYRDRAPGMPYAHPTVEHYTPLFVALGASTAPEVPAEQIIDGFWMGLSKRSLQVT; encoded by the coding sequence ATGAGCGCGACGTCCGCGAGCGGCACCAGCCCCTCGCCCAGCAGCACCGGCCGGATGCCGGCCCTCTACCTCGGGCACGGCGCTCCCCCGCTGCTCGACGACCCGGTCTGGTCCGGCCAGCTCGCCGCGCTCGCCCGTGAGCTGCCGCGGCCGAAGGCGATCCTGATCGTCAGCGCCCACTGGGAGTCCGCGCCGGTGAGCCTCACCGGCAACGGCGCGCCGCTGGTCTACGACTTCGGCGGCTTCGACCCGAAGTACTACCGGATGACCTACGCGACCCCGGACAGCACCGCGCTGGCCCAGCGGATCGCGGCGATGATGCCCGACACCGAGCCGGTCCACCAGCACGTCAGCCGCGGGCTCGACCACGGCGCCTGGGTCCCACTGAAGATCATGTATCCCGAGGCCGACATCCCGGTGCTCCAGATGTCGCTGCCGACCCATGACCCGGAGCGGCTGATGCGCCTGGGCGCCCGGCTGCGCCCGCTGCGCGACGAGGGCGTGCTGGTGATCGGCTCGGGGTTCCTCACCCACGGCCTGCCGTACCTCACCGAGTTCCGCATCGACGCCGCCGCGCCGGGCTGGTCGCGCGAGTTCGACGCCTGGGCGGCCGAGGCGCTCGCCCGCGGGGACATCGACGAGCTCGCGGCGTACCGCGACCGGGCGCCCGGGATGCCCTACGCCCATCCGACAGTGGAGCACTACACGCCGCTCTTCGTCGCCCTCGGCGCGAGCACCGCCCCCGAGGTCCCGGCCGAGCAGATCATCGACGGCTTCTGGATGGGCCTGTCCAAGCGCAGCCTGCAGGTCACCTGA
- a CDS encoding uracil-DNA glycosylase: MSALAELVDRGLVAPDWAQALAPVDDTITVLGDFLRAELAAGRTYLPAGERIFRAFERPLADVRALVVGQDPYPTPGHPIGLSFAVDADVRPLPRSLANIYREAEEDLGTTMPEHGDLTAWADRGVMLLNRVLTVRPGEAGSHRRLGWEQVTECAIRALVARGGPLVAVLWGRDAQSLTPLLDQVPVVASAHPSPLSARRGFFGSRPFSRVDRLLVEQGASPMDWTLPKE; this comes from the coding sequence GTGAGCGCGCTCGCCGAGCTCGTCGACCGCGGCCTGGTGGCGCCGGACTGGGCGCAGGCGCTGGCTCCCGTCGACGACACGATCACCGTGCTCGGCGACTTCCTGCGCGCCGAGCTGGCCGCCGGACGGACCTACCTGCCGGCCGGGGAACGGATCTTCCGGGCCTTCGAGCGGCCGCTGGCCGACGTCCGGGCGCTGGTCGTCGGGCAGGACCCCTATCCGACCCCTGGCCACCCGATCGGGCTGAGCTTCGCCGTCGACGCCGACGTGCGGCCGCTGCCGCGCAGCCTGGCGAACATCTACCGCGAGGCGGAGGAGGACCTCGGGACGACGATGCCCGAGCACGGCGACCTCACCGCGTGGGCCGACCGCGGCGTGATGCTGCTCAACCGGGTGCTGACCGTGCGGCCCGGCGAGGCCGGCTCGCACCGCCGGCTGGGCTGGGAGCAGGTCACCGAGTGCGCCATCCGTGCCCTGGTCGCCCGCGGCGGCCCGCTGGTCGCGGTGCTGTGGGGACGCGACGCACAGTCGCTCACGCCGCTGCTCGACCAGGTGCCCGTCGTCGCCTCGGCGCACCCCTCCCCGCTCTCGGCCCGGCGCGGGTTCTTCGGCTCCCGCCCCTTCAGCCGCGTCGACCGGCTGCTCGTCGAGCAGGGGGCCAGCCCGATGGACTGGACACTTCCGAAGGAATAA
- a CDS encoding pyridoxal phosphate-dependent decarboxylase family protein, which yields MTTAPTPAAVLARLHDLQAGDLPVLGGRTLAYVYDSGLAEVDEIGRAAVAAYAGSNGLDPTAFPSLLQMENELVGFALRLLDGPDGAVGTVTSGGTESVLLAVQGARDSRPDVTRPTMVIPSTAHAAFHKAAHYFGVAARVVPVGADFRADAAAMAAAIDDSTVLVVASAPSYAHGVVDPVTDIAAAAAARGVRCHVDACIGGWVLPYAARLGRPVPAWTFAVPGVTSISVDLHKYAYAPKGSSLLVHRSPAHRRPQFFASAAWPGYTMLNATMQSTKSGGPLAGAWAVVSTLGDAGYERLTADVLSAVDGIVAGIAELPALHLVAEPDSTLLAVGTDATCDPFTICDEMAARGWYVQPQMRFAGAPATIHLSVSAATLTGVEDLLAALRDSVAAAVAAGPVRVDPDVAAYVAALDPALLTDADFAGLLAAAGLAAEGADGALVLPERMAEVNALLDLASPALREALLVTFLDRLARP from the coding sequence ATGACCACGGCCCCCACACCCGCTGCGGTGCTCGCACGGCTCCACGACCTCCAGGCCGGCGACCTGCCGGTGCTGGGCGGGCGCACCCTCGCCTACGTCTACGACTCCGGGCTCGCCGAGGTGGACGAGATCGGACGCGCGGCGGTGGCGGCGTACGCCGGCTCCAACGGCCTGGATCCCACGGCGTTCCCCAGCCTGCTGCAGATGGAGAACGAGCTGGTCGGCTTCGCCCTGCGTCTGCTGGACGGTCCGGACGGGGCGGTCGGCACGGTCACCAGCGGCGGCACCGAGTCGGTGCTGCTCGCGGTGCAGGGCGCGCGGGACAGCCGCCCCGACGTCACCCGTCCCACGATGGTGATCCCCTCGACCGCGCACGCCGCCTTCCACAAGGCGGCGCACTACTTCGGGGTGGCGGCGCGGGTGGTGCCGGTGGGCGCGGACTTCCGCGCCGACGCCGCCGCCATGGCCGCGGCGATCGACGACAGCACCGTGCTGGTGGTGGCCAGCGCCCCGTCGTACGCCCACGGCGTCGTCGACCCGGTCACCGACATCGCGGCGGCGGCCGCCGCCCGCGGCGTGCGCTGCCACGTCGACGCCTGCATCGGCGGCTGGGTGCTGCCCTACGCCGCCCGGCTGGGGCGCCCGGTGCCCGCGTGGACCTTCGCGGTCCCCGGCGTCACCTCGATCTCGGTCGACCTGCACAAGTACGCCTACGCGCCGAAGGGCAGCTCGCTGCTGGTGCACCGCAGCCCCGCGCACCGGCGCCCGCAGTTCTTCGCCTCCGCCGCCTGGCCGGGCTACACGATGCTCAACGCCACGATGCAGTCCACGAAGTCCGGCGGGCCGTTGGCCGGCGCCTGGGCGGTCGTGAGCACCCTCGGGGACGCGGGCTACGAGCGGCTCACCGCCGACGTGCTGTCCGCGGTGGACGGGATCGTGGCCGGGATCGCCGAGCTCCCCGCGCTGCACCTCGTCGCCGAGCCGGACTCGACCCTGCTGGCCGTCGGCACCGACGCGACCTGCGACCCGTTCACGATCTGCGACGAGATGGCCGCGCGCGGCTGGTACGTCCAGCCGCAGATGCGCTTCGCGGGCGCCCCCGCGACCATCCACCTCTCGGTCAGCGCCGCCACCCTCACAGGCGTCGAGGACCTCCTGGCCGCGCTGCGCGACTCGGTGGCCGCCGCCGTCGCGGCCGGTCCGGTGCGCGTGGACCCCGACGTCGCGGCGTACGTCGCGGCGCTCGACCCGGCGCTCCTCACCGACGCGGACTTCGCGGGCCTGCTGGCCGCCGCCGGGCTCGCGGCCGAGGGTGCCGACGGCGCGCTGGTGCTGCCCGAGCGGATGGCCGAGGTCAACGCGCTGCTCGACCTGGCCAGTCCGGCCCTGCGCGAGGCGCTGCTGGTGACGTTCCTCGACCGGCTGGCGCGCCCGTGA
- a CDS encoding MFS transporter, with amino-acid sequence MSAPVIADASGTSLPRRVRIGYGSGSVATGAFGTVPGLMLLPYLTDEIGLAAGLAGLVVFLPKAWDVLLNPVAGRISDRTTDPRGPRRPWLLRAGSLLAVTFALIFAAPAMSTGLETAWVLVMFLACASAYAFFQVPYVSMAAEMTPSYDERTRLMTWRVSILALTILLVGASAPLIRDQVGGRDGYRLMGVVMALVILAGVVAGYRGTRHAPVGTVQPGAGSLRDQLRIVSGARDFRLLLTTFVVQALAVGCVLAGVDYLAEDVLDSAGAVTVLFACFVAPALLLTPVWSAVGQRVGKKTGYVASSLLLAAGSLGAVLAGSAPAAVLFAAVAVSGVGYAGCQVFPMAMMPDAAALDTRRTGSNRVGVYTGVWTAGETFGLALGPAVFALVLQLGGYRSGSGAVQPDSAVTAIVVGFSLLPAALVLLSLWWLARYSLDASEVDAA; translated from the coding sequence GTGAGCGCCCCTGTGATCGCCGACGCCTCCGGCACGTCCCTCCCCCGCCGGGTCCGCATCGGCTACGGCTCCGGGTCGGTCGCCACCGGCGCGTTCGGCACCGTCCCCGGCCTGATGCTGCTGCCCTACCTGACCGACGAGATCGGCCTGGCGGCCGGGCTGGCCGGGCTGGTGGTGTTCCTCCCGAAGGCCTGGGACGTGCTGCTCAACCCGGTCGCGGGGCGGATCAGCGACCGCACCACCGACCCCCGCGGCCCGCGTCGGCCCTGGCTGCTGCGGGCCGGCAGCCTCCTCGCGGTCACCTTCGCGCTGATCTTCGCCGCGCCCGCGATGTCGACCGGGCTGGAGACCGCCTGGGTGCTGGTCATGTTCCTGGCCTGCGCGTCGGCGTACGCGTTCTTCCAGGTGCCGTACGTGTCGATGGCCGCCGAGATGACGCCGTCGTACGACGAGCGGACCCGGCTGATGACCTGGCGGGTGTCGATCCTCGCGCTCACGATCCTGCTCGTCGGTGCCAGCGCCCCGCTGATCCGCGACCAGGTGGGCGGGCGCGACGGCTACCGGCTGATGGGGGTGGTGATGGCGCTGGTGATCCTGGCCGGCGTCGTCGCGGGGTACCGCGGCACCCGCCACGCGCCGGTGGGGACCGTCCAGCCGGGCGCGGGTTCGCTGCGCGACCAGCTGCGCATCGTCTCCGGCGCCCGCGACTTCCGGCTGCTGCTGACCACGTTCGTGGTGCAGGCACTCGCGGTCGGGTGTGTGCTCGCCGGCGTCGACTACCTCGCCGAGGACGTGCTCGACAGCGCCGGCGCGGTGACGGTCCTGTTCGCCTGCTTCGTGGCCCCGGCGCTGCTGCTGACCCCGGTCTGGTCGGCCGTGGGGCAGCGGGTGGGCAAGAAGACGGGGTACGTCGCGTCCTCGCTGCTGCTCGCGGCCGGCTCGCTGGGCGCGGTGCTCGCCGGCTCGGCGCCGGCGGCGGTGCTGTTCGCGGCGGTCGCGGTGAGCGGGGTGGGCTACGCCGGCTGCCAGGTGTTCCCGATGGCGATGATGCCGGACGCCGCCGCGCTCGACACCCGGCGCACCGGCAGCAACCGGGTCGGCGTCTACACCGGTGTGTGGACGGCGGGCGAGACCTTCGGCCTGGCGCTCGGCCCGGCGGTCTTCGCGCTGGTGCTCCAGCTCGGTGGTTACCGTTCCGGCAGCGGGGCGGTCCAGCCCGACTCCGCCGTCACCGCGATCGTGGTGGGATTCTCGCTGCTGCCCGCCGCGCTGGTCCTGCTCAGCCTGTGGTGGCTCGCCCGCTACTCCCTCGATGCCTCGGAGGTCGACGCCGCATGA
- a CDS encoding alpha/beta fold hydrolase, whose amino-acid sequence MDLIPKPEQVVSAAGNVAHKLLYGGIADLRPMPRTLIDEGTLRQVHHYHPDPEVESASGDPVLLVTPLAAPAICFDLRRGCSLVEHLVGEGRATYLVEYGAVSFRERRLGMEHWVDDVLPAAIRAVSAHAGGRPVHVVGWSLGGIFALLTAADDPGLPIASLSVLGSPTDVSLVPLVAPLRPLLDLTGGHGLVTRAYRAIGGAPQPVVRWAFQLSSFQKLVTKPLAVAMNLDDTEFLAQIEAVDRFTAHMVAYPGRSFGQLYHRFLKANMLQGGSMELGERTIDLSAISVPVLVFAGANDAIAPVRAVEAVLPHLTGSPDARLEVVPGGHLGMLTGRGARDSTWVVLDEWLTEWSDRAPRRRARRRTPRGGTGIGTNPERRHGSGGSRALAH is encoded by the coding sequence ATGGACCTGATCCCCAAGCCCGAGCAGGTCGTCTCGGCGGCGGGCAACGTCGCCCACAAGCTGCTCTACGGCGGGATCGCGGACCTGCGCCCGATGCCGCGCACGCTGATCGACGAGGGCACGCTGCGTCAGGTCCACCACTACCACCCGGACCCCGAGGTCGAGAGCGCCTCCGGCGACCCGGTCCTCCTGGTCACCCCGCTGGCCGCCCCCGCGATCTGCTTCGACCTGCGCCGTGGCTGCTCCCTGGTCGAGCATCTCGTCGGCGAGGGGCGCGCGACGTACCTCGTGGAGTACGGCGCGGTGTCCTTCCGCGAGCGTCGCCTCGGCATGGAGCACTGGGTCGACGACGTGCTCCCGGCGGCGATCCGGGCGGTCTCGGCCCACGCCGGTGGCCGGCCGGTGCACGTGGTCGGCTGGAGCCTGGGCGGCATCTTCGCGCTGCTCACCGCCGCCGACGACCCCGGCCTGCCGATCGCCTCCCTGTCCGTGCTCGGCTCGCCCACCGACGTGTCGCTGGTGCCGCTGGTCGCGCCGCTGCGCCCGCTGCTGGACCTGACCGGCGGCCACGGCCTGGTGACCCGGGCCTACCGGGCGATCGGCGGCGCACCCCAGCCGGTGGTGCGCTGGGCCTTCCAGCTCTCCTCCTTCCAGAAGCTGGTGACCAAGCCGCTCGCGGTCGCGATGAACCTCGACGACACCGAGTTCCTCGCCCAGATCGAGGCGGTCGACCGGTTCACCGCCCACATGGTGGCCTACCCCGGGCGCAGCTTCGGGCAGCTCTACCACCGCTTCCTCAAGGCCAACATGCTCCAGGGCGGCAGCATGGAGCTCGGCGAGCGGACCATCGACCTGTCCGCGATCTCGGTTCCGGTGCTGGTCTTCGCCGGCGCCAACGACGCCATCGCGCCGGTGCGCGCCGTGGAGGCCGTGCTGCCGCACCTGACCGGGTCGCCCGACGCCCGCCTCGAGGTGGTCCCCGGCGGACACCTCGGCATGCTCACCGGCCGCGGCGCGCGCGACAGCACCTGGGTGGTGCTCGACGAGTGGCTCACCGAGTGGTCGGACCGGGCACCCCGCCGCCGCGCCCGTCGCCGGACGCCCCGTGGGGGCACCGGGATCGGCACCAACCCCGAGCGCCGCCACGGCTCCGGCGGATCGCGGGCGCTGGCGCACTGA
- a CDS encoding FMN-binding glutamate synthase family protein, translated as MKWTRTAAAGTAALGAVAVHDLVQRKHAILRNFPVIGHLRFQLERFGPELRQYIVTSNDEERPFSRDHRRWVYASAKGENSYFGFGTDNDIENVSGQVVIKHRTFAGPGAATGRHAEEGVPLPAAKVIGAARARAQSFRPASVVNISGMSFGSLSRQAIEALNRGAAATGALQNTGEGGLSPYHRNGGDLVFQIGTSYFGCRDEQGHFDLARLKDLVASAPVRALEIKLSQGAKPGLGGMLPAAKVTPEIAEIRGITAGRDCASPSRHEVFDDVDSMLDFVELLAAETGLPVGIKSAVGDLTFWDRLVEEMAAGGRGVDFVNIDGGEGGTGAAPLVFADSVAYPFRIGFAEVYRRFAAAGLSDDVTFIGAGKLGLPENAVVAFALGADLINVGREAMLSIGCIQAQKCHTDRCPTGVATQDPRLARGLDPMLKADRAAHYLLALRRDLLKVAEAVGVPHPALIGPDDVDLADCTRSAASLREVYGYQPGWGVPGAQLRADIEELMRAGGSGQAVPPVR; from the coding sequence ATGAAGTGGACCCGAACCGCCGCCGCCGGCACCGCCGCGCTGGGTGCCGTGGCCGTGCACGACCTGGTGCAGCGCAAGCACGCGATCCTGCGCAACTTCCCCGTGATCGGGCATCTGCGCTTCCAGCTCGAGCGCTTCGGGCCCGAGCTGCGCCAGTACATCGTCACCTCCAACGACGAGGAGCGGCCCTTCAGCCGCGACCATCGCCGCTGGGTCTACGCCTCGGCGAAGGGGGAGAACTCCTACTTCGGGTTCGGCACCGACAACGACATCGAGAACGTCAGCGGCCAGGTGGTCATCAAGCACCGCACCTTCGCCGGACCCGGCGCTGCGACCGGTCGGCACGCCGAGGAGGGCGTGCCGCTGCCGGCCGCCAAGGTGATCGGGGCGGCCCGCGCCCGCGCGCAGTCGTTCCGGCCGGCCTCGGTGGTGAACATCTCCGGGATGAGCTTCGGGTCGCTGTCGCGCCAGGCGATCGAGGCGCTCAACCGCGGCGCCGCCGCCACCGGCGCGCTGCAGAACACCGGCGAGGGCGGGCTCTCGCCGTACCACCGCAACGGCGGCGACCTGGTCTTCCAGATCGGTACGTCGTACTTCGGCTGCCGCGACGAGCAGGGCCACTTCGACCTGGCCCGGCTCAAGGACCTGGTCGCCTCGGCGCCGGTGCGGGCGCTGGAGATCAAGCTGTCCCAGGGCGCCAAGCCCGGGCTCGGCGGCATGCTGCCGGCGGCCAAGGTGACCCCTGAGATCGCCGAGATCCGCGGCATCACCGCGGGCCGCGACTGCGCGTCCCCGAGCCGGCACGAGGTCTTCGACGACGTCGACTCGATGCTCGACTTCGTCGAGCTGCTGGCCGCGGAGACGGGCCTGCCGGTCGGGATCAAGTCCGCGGTCGGCGACCTGACCTTCTGGGACCGCCTCGTCGAGGAGATGGCCGCGGGCGGACGGGGGGTGGACTTCGTCAACATCGACGGCGGCGAGGGCGGCACCGGTGCGGCGCCGCTGGTCTTCGCCGACTCGGTGGCCTACCCGTTCCGGATCGGGTTCGCCGAGGTCTACCGCCGCTTCGCCGCGGCGGGCCTCAGCGACGACGTCACGTTCATCGGCGCCGGCAAGCTCGGGCTGCCCGAGAACGCCGTGGTGGCCTTCGCCCTCGGCGCGGACCTGATCAACGTCGGCCGGGAGGCGATGCTCTCGATCGGCTGCATCCAGGCCCAGAAGTGCCACACCGACAGGTGCCCCACCGGTGTCGCCACCCAGGACCCGCGCCTGGCGCGCGGACTGGACCCGATGCTCAAGGCCGACCGGGCCGCGCACTACCTGCTCGCGCTGCGCCGCGACCTGCTCAAGGTCGCCGAGGCGGTCGGGGTGCCGCACCCGGCGCTGATCGGCCCCGACGACGTCGACCTCGCCGACTGCACTCGCTCGGCCGCCTCGCTGCGTGAGGTCTACGGCTACCAGCCGGGCTGGGGCGTCCCCGGTGCGCAGCTGCGCGCCGACATCGAGGAGCTCATGCGGGCGGGCGGCTCAGGCCAGGCGGTCCCACCGGTGCGCTGA
- a CDS encoding SGNH/GDSL hydrolase family protein translates to MITSRAARPAPSVSAALVMAALALLAVLLAPLAAVPAAAAESAGPGAPAGRTAAPLRVMFVGDSITQGRTGDTTYRYWVWRALAQQSVPVTFVGPTTGLRGGDTYLRTDLGFATAHAAAGGSGYADHLPLLRKRVRTHRPDVIVLGLGFNDARAHGAAQILADARRYLRRTWRIDPRIRFVLNEVTTSSVTKQFTNNRRLAVTRGLRRLAAGEDRVQVARIVSRGARAWVPEVHTYDGTHPTPTGETSIAHGVVRALLRHGIVPEARRVFTRREWDPRLAVADVAVDGLRLTASVPTWRSVSARDLQVLALDPEGRTVAISDWTAAARVSVSVPGPGTYSLRVVARRGTMTGVPGPATPVQVD, encoded by the coding sequence ATGATCACGTCCAGGGCCGCGCGCCCCGCCCCGTCGGTGAGCGCCGCCCTCGTGATGGCCGCGCTCGCCCTGCTCGCCGTCCTCCTCGCACCGCTCGCGGCCGTCCCGGCCGCGGCCGCTGAGTCGGCCGGGCCGGGCGCGCCGGCCGGGCGCACGGCGGCGCCGCTGCGGGTGATGTTCGTGGGCGACTCGATCACCCAGGGGCGCACCGGCGACACGACGTACCGCTACTGGGTGTGGCGTGCGCTGGCCCAGCAGTCGGTCCCGGTCACCTTCGTCGGCCCGACCACCGGTCTGCGCGGGGGCGACACCTACCTGCGCACCGACCTCGGCTTCGCGACCGCGCACGCCGCCGCCGGCGGCTCGGGCTACGCCGACCACCTCCCGCTGCTGCGCAAGCGGGTGCGCACCCACCGCCCCGACGTGATCGTGCTCGGGCTGGGGTTCAACGACGCCCGGGCCCACGGCGCGGCGCAGATCCTCGCCGACGCCCGCCGCTACCTGCGGCGCACCTGGCGCATCGACCCGCGGATCCGCTTCGTCCTCAACGAGGTCACCACGAGCTCGGTCACCAAGCAGTTCACCAACAACCGGCGCCTCGCGGTCACCCGGGGCCTGCGCCGGCTCGCCGCCGGCGAGGACCGCGTCCAGGTGGCCCGCATCGTCTCCCGCGGGGCACGGGCGTGGGTCCCGGAGGTGCACACCTACGACGGCACCCATCCCACCCCCACCGGGGAGACCAGCATCGCCCACGGGGTGGTGCGGGCGCTGCTGCGCCACGGCATCGTGCCCGAGGCCCGCCGCGTGTTCACGCGTCGTGAGTGGGACCCGAGGCTGGCGGTCGCGGACGTCGCCGTCGACGGCCTCCGGCTCACCGCCTCGGTCCCCACCTGGCGCAGCGTCTCCGCCCGTGACCTGCAGGTGCTGGCGCTCGACCCGGAGGGGCGGACCGTCGCGATCAGCGACTGGACCGCCGCGGCACGGGTCTCCGTGAGCGTGCCGGGTCCCGGCACCTACTCGCTGCGCGTGGTCGCCCGCCGCGGCACCATGACCGGCGTACCCGGTCCGGCGACCCCGGTCCAGGTGGACTGA
- a CDS encoding alpha,alpha-trehalose-phosphate synthase (UDP-forming) produces the protein MPNNLVIVANRLPVDRVEQPDGTPGWRLSPGGLVTAIEPVMRANDGVWLGWPGGIDEELEPFEHDGMNLVPMSMSAQEVERFYEGMSNATLWPLYHDLVAKPQFHREWWDSYVAVNQRFAQKAASLAAEGATVWVHDYQLQLVPQMLRELRPDLRIGFYLHIPFPPAELFQQLPWRRQILEGLLGADLVGFQGTGAAQNFVRLVRQRVGHKTHRDLVYLPDGRTVRAHAFPISIDSQGFEELSTSPAVIERASAIREALGNPRKIFLGIDRLDYTKGIYARLRAYAELIQDGHLDVEDAVFVQVAVPSREQVEQYRILRDDIDRLVGRINGDLGRIGRPAISYLHSSYPREEMAALYRAADIMVVTPYRDGMNLVAKEYVACRTDATGALVLSEFAGAADELRQAWLVNPYDINGMKAALLDAYRADAKESTRRMKAMRRTVTQHDVARWAQSFMTELADVRIDHGKTVRPPAES, from the coding sequence GTGCCGAACAACCTCGTGATCGTGGCCAACCGGCTCCCTGTCGACCGGGTGGAGCAGCCCGACGGCACTCCGGGATGGCGTCTGTCCCCCGGCGGTCTGGTGACCGCCATCGAACCCGTGATGCGTGCCAACGACGGCGTGTGGCTGGGCTGGCCCGGCGGCATCGACGAGGAGCTCGAGCCGTTCGAGCACGACGGCATGAACCTGGTGCCGATGTCGATGAGCGCCCAGGAGGTCGAGCGCTTCTACGAGGGGATGAGCAACGCCACCCTGTGGCCGCTCTACCACGACCTCGTCGCCAAGCCGCAGTTCCACCGCGAGTGGTGGGACTCCTACGTCGCGGTCAACCAGCGCTTCGCCCAGAAGGCCGCCTCGCTGGCCGCCGAGGGCGCCACGGTCTGGGTCCACGACTACCAGCTCCAGCTGGTCCCGCAGATGCTGCGCGAGCTGCGCCCGGACCTGCGCATCGGGTTCTACCTGCACATCCCGTTCCCTCCGGCGGAGCTGTTCCAGCAGCTGCCGTGGCGCCGCCAGATCCTCGAGGGCCTGCTCGGCGCCGACCTGGTCGGCTTCCAGGGCACCGGCGCGGCGCAGAACTTCGTGCGCCTGGTGCGCCAGCGCGTCGGCCACAAGACCCACCGCGATCTGGTCTACCTCCCCGACGGCCGCACCGTGCGCGCCCACGCCTTCCCGATCTCGATCGACTCCCAGGGCTTCGAGGAGCTGTCCACCTCCCCCGCGGTGATCGAGCGCGCGAGCGCGATCCGCGAGGCGCTGGGCAACCCGCGCAAGATCTTCCTGGGCATCGACCGCCTCGACTACACCAAGGGCATCTACGCCCGTCTGCGCGCGTATGCCGAGCTGATCCAGGACGGCCACCTCGACGTCGAGGACGCGGTCTTCGTGCAGGTCGCGGTGCCCTCGCGCGAGCAGGTCGAGCAGTACCGGATCCTGCGCGACGACATCGACCGCCTCGTCGGGCGCATCAACGGCGACCTGGGCCGCATCGGGCGCCCCGCGATCAGCTATCTGCACTCCTCCTACCCGCGCGAGGAGATGGCCGCGCTCTACCGGGCCGCCGACATCATGGTCGTCACGCCGTACCGCGACGGCATGAACCTCGTCGCCAAGGAGTACGTCGCCTGCCGCACCGACGCGACCGGTGCGCTGGTGCTCTCCGAGTTCGCGGGGGCGGCCGACGAGCTGCGCCAGGCGTGGCTGGTGAACCCCTACGACATCAACGGCATGAAGGCCGCGCTGCTCGACGCCTACCGCGCCGACGCCAAGGAGTCGACGCGCCGGATGAAGGCGATGCGCCGCACGGTCACCCAGCACGACGTCGCGCGCTGGGCGCAGAGCTTCATGACCGAGCTCGCCGATGTCCGCATCGATCACGGGAAGACGGTGCGCCCGCCGGCGGAGTCCTGA
- a CDS encoding sensor histidine kinase: MTTPTNAETPPTPRPAGVRRVLAESGYALSAFVLALPAFVLVVVDLALGVGLSILVGGVLLLALATQVARGLARLERYRQRVMLGRPAATPAYHCAPEGSGIWRRGMTALRDPQSWLDVVWCVVGLVTATLAFAVTLLWWAVALGGLTYWAWQVFLPAQDNGGLAELLGLGDGRLAESLLNLAIGAFAALTLPYAVRLVTLLHAGTARVLLSSRADLQAEVRRASDGRAAARDAEAASLRRLERDIHDGPQQRLVRLSMDLGRARRQVDRDPDAVAATIDGALEQARETVEELRRLSRGIAPPLLVDRGLQVALEDLAARSAVPVTTAVQVPAHPALSPHVETTAYFVASEALTNVAKHSAASGARLEVRPEGSTLLVRVEDDGTGGAHPAKGLGLAGLAQRVAAAEGRLEVDSPLGGPTVVTARIPLEAG, from the coding sequence ATGACGACCCCGACGAACGCCGAGACCCCGCCCACACCGCGCCCTGCCGGGGTGCGTCGGGTGCTGGCCGAGTCGGGCTACGCGCTCTCGGCGTTCGTCCTGGCGCTGCCCGCGTTCGTGCTCGTGGTGGTCGACCTGGCCCTCGGCGTCGGGCTCTCGATCCTGGTCGGCGGGGTGCTCCTGCTGGCGCTGGCCACCCAGGTGGCGCGCGGGCTCGCCCGCCTGGAGCGCTACCGCCAGCGGGTGATGCTCGGGCGCCCGGCCGCGACGCCGGCGTACCACTGCGCGCCGGAGGGGTCGGGCATCTGGCGTCGCGGCATGACCGCGCTGCGCGACCCGCAGTCCTGGCTCGACGTGGTGTGGTGCGTGGTCGGCCTGGTGACCGCGACGCTGGCGTTCGCCGTGACCCTGCTGTGGTGGGCGGTGGCGCTCGGTGGCCTGACCTACTGGGCCTGGCAGGTCTTCCTGCCCGCCCAGGACAACGGCGGACTCGCCGAGCTGCTCGGCCTGGGCGACGGACGGCTCGCGGAGAGCCTGCTCAACCTCGCGATCGGCGCGTTCGCCGCGCTGACCCTGCCGTACGCCGTTCGCCTGGTCACCCTCCTGCACGCCGGCACCGCGCGGGTGCTGCTGTCGAGCCGCGCCGACCTGCAGGCGGAGGTGCGCCGGGCCTCCGATGGCCGGGCGGCCGCGCGGGACGCCGAGGCGGCCTCGCTGCGCCGGCTCGAGCGCGACATCCACGATGGTCCGCAGCAGCGCCTGGTGCGGCTGAGCATGGACCTGGGTCGCGCCCGGCGCCAGGTCGACCGCGACCCCGACGCCGTCGCCGCCACGATCGACGGCGCGCTCGAGCAGGCCCGCGAGACCGTCGAGGAGCTGCGCCGGCTCTCGCGCGGCATCGCCCCGCCGCTGCTGGTCGACCGCGGCCTGCAGGTCGCCCTGGAGGACCTCGCCGCGCGCAGCGCCGTGCCGGTGACGACCGCGGTGCAGGTGCCCGCGCACCCCGCCCTGTCCCCGCACGTCGAGACCACCGCCTACTTCGTGGCCAGCGAGGCGCTCACCAACGTCGCCAAGCACAGCGCGGCCTCCGGCGCCCGCCTCGAGGTCCGCCCGGAGGGCAGCACGCTGCTGGTGCGGGTCGAGGACGACGGCACCGGCGGCGCGCACCCCGCCAAGGGCCTCGGTCTGGCCGGGCTCGCGCAGCGGGTCGCCGCGGCCGAGGGGCGCCTCGAGGTGGACTCACCCCTCGGCGGGCCGACCGTGGTCACCGCCCGGATCCCGCTGGAGGCCGGATGA